GTgcagagcagaggctggagcACAGGCTTCTGAGCTCCCTGCCAGCTGTAGAGAGCAAGGAGCTCCCATGTCCCCAACTTAGAGAGTCACCAACTCCTCCAGCCTCATCAGGCCCAGGCATCAGCCACCTCCAGCTGCAAAATCACAGTCATTGGAATGACCTGAGCCTCAGTTGCTCCAAGGCCCCAgttccccccaaccccccactcactcacccacccacccaggtATCCTTTCTATAGCATCTAAGAGTCTGGTCTAATTTAGACTCCTCCCACCATTCCCACGCCAGCCAAGGACAGAAGCCTTCCTTTTTTCACCCTCTAAGGCCATGATGGTACCACTGGTGGGgatagggaagggagaggggcagaTTTGGGCAGGAGGAAATGTTGAGCTCCTTTTTGTCAAAGTGCCATGTGCAACCCAAGGGGAGCTGGCTGTAGAGGCAAAAGCCCAGGGGAAGGGTTCAGATTGGATGCAGATGTGAGAGCCATCAGCCTGTGGACGACAGTGGAAGTTTAGGGAAGATGGGGCCCCAATATGCTGGGGAAGGCCACAGATCTGGGCCCGTGGAGCAGGAGGGGGACCAGAGCCAGAGGAGGCATCTCCGAAGGAGCATCAGCCAAGAAGAAAGGTCCTAaagggcctgcaaagaaattatTTCCCAGGAGACCCCCAGCTCGTGCCCTGTTTCCCTCTCCCTCAGAGTGAGCCTTACCTGACTCCTGTGACAACCTGGGAGGGTTAAGCCAGCTAAAGACCTCAGCAGGTAGAGGGCCGCTGGAACCCTCAAACCTCCTTTCTGGCTTTCCAAGCCCAGCTCAGCCTTCTGACTGGAGAAGAAGAACCAGGTGTCTAGGAATGCCTCAAAGTGGAATCTCCTCTAGATAGGACTTGCCTCTGCCTCTTATCCTCCACACCTGCCCTGGGGGCTGATCATTAACTGGGTTTTATGGCCCCTCCACTGCAGGAGGGAGGTTTGGCCCCTGTACCCTGAGGCTTCAGAAGTAGTAACCAGCAACAGGGAGGTGAGTTGGAGGTGGGGTTCTGATCCCTGAGGAGTCCCTGCCCTTGTTGAGCATCCTGCCCTGCTCTGAATCTGGGGTCTGGGTGCTAGGGCCATCTGGCCAGCAGAAAGGGACAGGGTCAAGCTGCCACCTGGGAACTGATCAAGAGAGTATCTACCTGTACCAGAAGCTTAATACCAGCAAGGTTAGCCATTGGGATCCTTGCAGACCCCAATCTGAAGTCTGCCCCATGGTCAAACAAAGATAACAGGAAGGTGAGCTGCACAGCCGGGGGCTCTGGGCTGCAGGGAGTGGATGTGGAAGAAACTGGAGCCTTTTGTGAGTGCCAGCCCATCCACATGCACTCACTTGTCACCCATCCTCACGGGGAAACTGCAGTTCCCAGCAGCAAGGAAGGCCCAGGATTCAGATCAGAGTCTGATTTCAAGCCTGGCTTCTTTCCCAAAGAAAGGAGAGCTCTGTGAGGGGCCCTCAGGGCATCAGCCTGAGGATGGCAGAGCCATTGTTGCTTTGCTCCCGCCTCTCTTTCTGCCCTTCCTCTCTTGACTGCTATCTTAGCCCCCTAGAAATTCTGCGTGCACTTCTATTGCCTGCCAAACCCTCTCCACGGAATGCCATTCCTTCTGCCGTTTTCTGCTTGGCAAGCATTACTCCTCTGGAAGCCttccctaacctctctgggcttccccAGAACTCTGCCCCACTCTGTGCTTCCCTGTAGCAAAGCCTCAGCTTATTGTTCTAAGAGTCATTGGTTCTCAGGTCTGTCTGCCCTGCCAGACCGTGCTCAACTCCCTTGCTGTCGGCAGGCCGAGCTCAGCAGACTGGGTGCTCAGAAAGCATCTGCTGGCTGAGAAAATTAGTGCATGGATTCCTTAACTTCCTGAGCACCTCCTCTGAGTCACACACTGAGCCAGGCCCCGGGGATCTGGGACAAAATGACATAGACATATTCCCTGTTTTCAGGTGTGTATGTTTTGTTAGGGAAAAGCCAGACAACAAACTCAGTAGATAGATTTGTGTTCAAGGGCGCTGGAGGGATGTGAGAAGAAAGTGCCAGGATGACTTCTTTTGGTTGGGTGGTCAGAAGTCATTTTAGGGGGGGAGTTGTAGATTGAAATCTCAGTAGCTACAAGGAGCCAGCCTGCAGAGGATAAAAGAACATTCGAGGAACACCGAGAGGGAATTGCTGGAGTAAAGGCCCTAGAGTGAAAGTGTGACTGGAGCTCATATATGAGGGTGTGGAGGGGGATGATTGGACAGGAGACCTAAGTGGGGAGCGGGGCAGGGCCTTCCACTGCACTGAAGAAGTTTGGTTTTTCCAACACATACCATGGGAAAGCATGAAAGGGTTGGTGAGGGGCTGTCATATAACAAGacatttttgctgtttgtttttactttataaaaatctCCATCAGAGAGTGAAACTCGTGGGTGAGAGTTTGACGACGAATGGGATATCTACAGTTCTCAAGTATCTGCCTACAGCATCCTTAtcaattacaaagggaaaaaagtaatgGTGAAACCTGGCGGACCCAATCTTAACCAAAAGATCAGTTAACATCCTCAGGAATGGACAAACCCGACACTACGTGCCTCCCGTTATGATGCATCAAGAAGGACGCAGTATTGCCTTTGAGATATTCGTATCAAAATGCATAACCTCAATCtaatgatgaggaaacagagacccaTAATGAGGGATATTCCACAAAATAACTGGcccaagcttttaaaaaatgtcaaggtcataaaTGAACCTCCCTCCCTCATGTATCCATCAGTTAGGTGACTGTATTAAATGTGATATACATCCAATAAACATATATTGGAATATTGCTtaacaattaaaaagaatgaacaggggctggcctcgtggccaagtggttaagttcctacactccgctttggcagcccagcttttgcaggttcagatcctgggcacggacgtgacaatgctcatcaggccatgctgaagtggcgtcccacacagcacaactagaatatacaactgcatagtcgggggggctttggggagaagaagaaggaaagcaaagattggcaacagatgttagctcaggtgccaatctttaaaaaaaaaaagaatgaactagatCTTAATAGATTAATGTGGAAAGATCTCAGAAACTGTGTTCTTATGATAAGACACGTGGCAAATGAAAACTGCACTGAGATGCCCTTTTTCCCACATGTCAGTTTAGCAGAAAATCAAAAGTATGACGCCATCCTGTGTGGACAGGCTGTGAAGAAACACGCACTCTCGCATTGCTGGTGGGGCCGCATTGAAGCCACCTCTGAAACTATCACAATTATAAATCCATATACTCCTTGACTCGGCAATCTGTCTTCCGGAATTCAAGTATAACATTCTTGTACTACGTACAAGATtattcgttgcagcattatttgtcatttataaaaGGGAAACAATGCAAGTGTTCATCACTGGGATCCCCCCACCAATATCTCAACCCCAGCCCACATCTAGtaagggaaggaaggggaaagaaacttTCTTTCCCATCAGGAGCCCAATAACTCATCCACCAATCTCTGCACACCTTCCTTCCACCAATCCTCTGGTCCCCTGTGGTGGGGAAGTGATGAAATTGGCATGAGGGGGAAGCCTGGTGGAGAAGTAAGAGCCCCAGACTAAGGGACCAACTTCCAACCCCTACTTGCTGGTGAACTTCAAGCTAGTCCCAGTCCCTCTGGGCCTCTCAACAGGAATGATGAAGCAATGAGGCATGTCCCCCCAGTCCAATCATTCCTGAATTATTTACAAGACACAAGACACACGTGGATCTGTCTATTAGAATAGGCTGTCAGAGGAACCCCATAGGACCCATCTTGGATCAGGAATGACCAGGGCATGGTGAGGCCCCCTCATCTGCAAGaggtgagctgggctgagctaaAGTCAACCAGGTTGGGTACAAGCAAGGAAGATGTCCATGTGTCAGCAGTGGGAGCGGCTCAGCCAAGGAGCCAGAGTTGCAGGATCAGGGCCAGGCTGAGCAGGAGAGGCCCCATCCCATGGGACATGGCCCCAGCAGTCATAGCCATGGCATAGAACCTCGCCACCTCCTCGTTGGGGTTGCCCTGGGCTGGGTCGAACCACATCTGGATGCAGCGGCCACTCCCTCGGCTGTAGTTGCTGACCTTGTAGGAGTGACTCCAGAGTTCCTCACACAGGGCAGCAGGCGTGGGGAAGTAGGACTCAAATGTGCGGCAGGTGGCCTCAGCTGGACACTTGTTAGACCCTGCAGGGGGAGAGAGTGTGGGCACAGACATTCGGCTCCTGGGCCCAAAGCTCATTTCTGGCCACTCCCAGAAATCCACACCCAACCCCAAATCCTCAAACGCCCCCCCCCTCCCGTTTTCCAAACCCCGCCTCCATCTCCCCACTCCCAAATGCCCACCTGAGGTCCAGTCCCAGCCCTTCTGCCAGTTGCTCTTGCAAGTGTAGGAGGTGCGGCAGGCCTCCCACCAGCTCTCACAGTCCTCTTTGCACAGGGGCACGTCCAGGAAACGCTCTTTGCGCCAGCTCTGGTCCACCtggatgggaggtggggagggagggctccTCTCAGCCAGGGATGTTGGCATGTGCAGCCTTAACTGAGCTGGAAGGCAGCCTGctgggctggggtgagggagacACACGTACCTGCTGGATCCAGGGCCCCAGGTTGGGGGAGCACTCATAGAGGCAGGTGTCCTGGATGAAGTGGCGCTTGCAGGCGGGCTCCATCTTGCCGCAGTGGTCCCAGTTAAAGTTGTACAGGAGGGAGGTGTCCTTGTGCAGCTCCCGGCTGGTGTTGACCGAGCAGCAGGCGTTCTTTTTCCAGGGACTGCACTGGGAGGGCAAGACGCAGGACTAGGTCCTCCCCCTCCACAGCCATCTCTAGCATATTCTGGCTCCTCTGCCCCAGGTAGGTCATCAGGAGACACATTCTCTGGGGAGGGTGCCTTTATGCCTGTCCCTTGAGGAGTTCCCATTTTGGGGTAGATGCAATTatcatattggcttttaacaGAGAGTAAGGCAGAGGATGTGGGTGGGGAACCACTGTCTGAGGGAGCAATTATTATTTGTACATCTCTAAACAGTTTACAAAGTTATTTCACATTATCTGGGTTATTCCTATTACTTCTTTTGCATCCAGCCAATATTAACTGAGTGCTtatatcaggcactgtgctaggtgctgagaatatgcagtgaacaaaacagatcaaATCTcagccctcatggagcttatggtTTTAGTCAGGTGTGGGGGGAAGACAAAGAACACTGTAGGCATagaaaacagcaagtgcaaagtccCTGGGGCTTTTGCACTTTATCTTCCCAACCATCCAGTAAAAACATCATTACTCCAATTTTTACAGAGTTTAAGTAAGCTGCACTCCTGGTAAACGGTGGGGTTAAGATTTTAACTCAGGACAGGGCAGAGAGGAGCCTGGCCCTAGGTTGTGGTGGGGAGTGGAGGTGAAGGGGGCTAGTCTGGCACGCCCAGAGTCTGGAACCCCAGGATGGGGGACTCCAGATAGGTCTTGAAAGCAGCAGGGAACAGAGGGGCGATGGTCTGCACACGGGCCTGAACATGGACCTGATTAAATGTGGTAGGCAATCCTAGAGACATCCATTCAAGGCGGGTAAGATGGTAGAAGTGGTGGAAGTTTCTCTTTAGAAATCAGTCCAGGCTGGGACTCAAGAGCTGAGCCATCATGAGCCAATTGCTTAAAATCTCTGAGCTGAACTCTAGAGCCCAGGGTCAAGTGAGAGGGGATGTGACAGGTCTGGGCACTCAGGAGAAACTAAGGAAAATCCACAAGGGTAAGGCCAAACCTACCCCTCTCCAACAACCCAGCCCACGCCCAGTGCCACTGACACAGAACATGCTTCCAGGACTCCCTGGCTTCACGCATGCTCCTCCTCAGATACCCCAACTCTTGGTTGCCCTGCAAAACCCCGTGCACCTCATCCCTGACCTGCCAGTCAGGGTCAGTGGTTTCTGCCTCTGAAAGAGTTAATTAATATAATAAGAAGCCCTTCCTCGCCTATAGCAGGGGCTCAACAAAAATAGCCACTCCTATATAGAACATGTCCCTCAGAATGGCAATCATCTGTCCCCCTCAAAGGTCTGCTTCTGCATCATTTGTTGGCAAAGAGGAAGTGCTCCAGAGAATTCTCAAAAGCACCTTTTAGAAGTCAAAATTTCCGAGGATGGAGTGGTGAGTACAGACTTTCAGTTGAGGAAGAtcagaaagttctggagatgggtggtggtgatggttgcacagcaatgtgaattacttaatgccactaaactgtacacttagaaatgattaaaatggcaaattttgtgttatgtgtattttacaacacacacacacacacaaaacaaacaaaatgttggAAATGACTCAGAAGTCACGAGGCTGCTGGGCGTCCCTCTCTTCACTTCAAGCCCCTGGAGTCAGTCCACACCAGTCGTTCCTTGAGAACAGCCCCCGCCCTCTCACAATGTGAAACTctgtggggagcagaggaggagaccAGAAAGAATAACATACCGGCATCTCTCCTGAGCCTGGAGTTCAACTTCAAGCTCGGATTTCCTGACTGCTTCAGGGGCCTTACCTATGAGTTGGGGACCTGGCCTCACCTCCCCTTCTCTCCGAGCAGCAGCTTCCTTGGCTCTGGCCATGCTAGACTTGCCACTGCTTGGGCTGTCATCCCCTGACCCGTGTATACACTGTCCTCTGCTAGGTTGCCCTTTCCTGCCTTGCCTTCCTGGAAAATTCTTACTCATCCTCCAGGGCCAAGGCCAATGGCCCCTGTCCTGGAAAGTCTTCCCAGAGTATCTGATTTGTCACTGTCCCTTCAGACCCTAAAGGGGATGGGAGATGCAGCCTGTTTGTACATGTTTGCTGCATTGTGACATGAGGGACCTGTCTCTCTTTCTACCTTGCCTTTGAGCTTCATGGGCTGGCACATTACTAAGGTTGGGAAAGTTACCACCAATCCCTCTCTTGGCCCCTGCTAGTTATTGGCCTCTCATTCCACTTGtacctctgccctctctgggcctatttcctcatttgtataaggagagacaccccccccccccctccaccaccaccaagtAGGCCTTTGGGGCATATTCACTGACAAGGTGTGAGGAAAGAACTTGGCTCATAGTGGGGGCTAAACAAATGGTCCCCCCATTATTGTAGATTTGGTAGTCTACTGGGGGAGGTCCTCCAGGATCATCTCACCCATCCTTCTGCCTCCATCACCCCCCAAAGCTgatcttttcattctgttaactTCTTCCCTTTTTAGAGTCagtcctcttccccaccccagacctcaCTCCATCCTCACCTGGTCATGCAGCTTGTCCTCAGGGCCTGGCTTTGTCTTGTGATGCTTGGCATCCATGCAGACATTGATCAGGTCCGTCTTGGCTCGTGGAGTCCTGGGCTGGCCACCCTGTGCAGCAGCCACCAAAGCCAGAAGCAGCAACTGTGTCTTCTGCCAGGCCATGTCCATCTGTTCCTGCTAGGAAGCCACAGTCAGAGGTAGACGAGGCCTGAAAGA
The Equus caballus isolate H_3958 breed thoroughbred chromosome 7, TB-T2T, whole genome shotgun sequence genome window above contains:
- the FOLR3 gene encoding folate receptor gamma; this encodes MDMAWQKTQLLLLALVAAAQGGQPRTPRAKTDLINVCMDAKHHKTKPGPEDKLHDQCSPWKKNACCSVNTSRELHKDTSLLYNFNWDHCGKMEPACKRHFIQDTCLYECSPNLGPWIQQVDQSWRKERFLDVPLCKEDCESWWEACRTSYTCKSNWQKGWDWTSGSNKCPAEATCRTFESYFPTPAALCEELWSHSYKVSNYSRGSGRCIQMWFDPAQGNPNEEVARFYAMAMTAGAMSHGMGPLLLSLALILQLWLLG